DNA from Coriobacteriaceae bacterium:
GGACCTTGCGGAAGGACTTGTTGCGGAAGGTGGAGATAACGTCGATGAAGAACTTCTTGATACCCTCGCCGACGCTCTCGATCTTCTCCTGAGCGACCTCCTCGGGGGTGTGCTCCCACGTGGACAGGTACACGCAGAGCAGCGAGATTGCCATGACCGAAGCGTTGACCGTAGCGATGATGAAGTAGCTGAACGGGTTGGTCTCGCCGAAGGTGCCAAAGCCGAAGCCCACAAGTGCAGCCATCAGGAAGCCGGCGGCGTTACCAAAGAGATGCTTGTAGCCGGTGAGGTACGTACGCTCCTTAAAGTCGTCGGTCATCTCGATGGTAAGCGGCGACAGGTTGGCGGTGCAGAACGTGTACGCGACGTTGTAGATCAGGTACAGCACAAAGTAGTACGGGAAGCCAAACGGCGTAGCCACGAAGATGAGCGGCTCGGCGATCATCATCGGGATGGCCAGCAAGATCCAGAAACGACGACGACCAAAGATGCGGCCGATCTTGGTGGCATAGAAGTTATCGGCCACAAAGCCCATCAGCGGGCAAAGAATGGCGTTGACATAGATGGCAAACGAGCTAATCAGCGCAGCCTCACCTGCAGACAGGCCGCACTCCGTGGACAGGAACAGCACCATGTAGCTGTGCGTAAAGGTCAGGGCACCGGAATTGAGCATACCGCCCATACCAAAGCCCAAGCGCGTCCAGAATGTGATCTTACGCTTTTTTCCGATCTTATTAGTCATCGAGCTCCCTCTCTTTTCTCGATTGTCTTGTAACAAGACATTTGAGTCCACACTGACATCTGTCTGCCCAGCGTTCAGGGTGAACGTTTAGCTAGATTATGCGCGATTCCTTACGAGAGGTGAACGTTCACTTGCATATTATCCCCGAACGGTCGATTTTTACCGCCGAACGGACACAATTGAGATCCTCACACCTATTTTCTGCTGGTAAGGGTGCCATGCTGGACAGCCATAAGATAGGTGAACGTTTATCAGATTTTCCAACATATTCACTTAACCACGAAACGAAAAAGCCCCGCCGGGAACACTCCCGACGGGGCCGATGACATCGCGCTATGCTTGGGCGCACTTGCCGCTACAAGCAGACGCCGTCCTTCCAGATACTGATCTCGTGACAGCCGCGACGCTCGGCGCTGGTAAGCTTGCCGCTCGCCGTGTCCAGCACCAGCTGATACAGATCGCCGGCAGCCTCATCGAGCGTACGCTCGCCGGTGGCGACCACGCCGGCGTTAAAGTCCATCCAGTTGGCTTTGTGGTCACACAGGCGCTGGTTGGTGAATACCTTGAGGGTGGGCGCCGGTGCGCCAAACGGCGTACCGCGACCGGTGGAGAACAGGATCACATGGCAACCGGCAGCAGTGAGTGCCGTGGTTGACACCATGTCGTTGCCGGGGCCGCAGAGCATGTTCAGGCCATGCTTGGTGACCTGGCCGGCGTACGGCAGCACGTCGACGATGGGCGCGGAGCCGCCCTTTTGCACACAGCCGCAGCTCTTGTCCTCGAGCGTGGTAATGCCACCGTCCTTGTTGCCGGGACTCGGGTTTTCGTAGACGACCTCGCCGTGGCTGATAAAGTAGTCCTTAAAGCCATTGAGCATGTCGGAAGCGGCGTTAAAGACCTGCTCGTTCTCACAGCGATCGAGCAGGATACTCTCGGCGCCAAACATCTCGGGCACCTCGGTAAGCACCGACGTGCCGCCGCGGGCGACAACCATATCGCTCACGCGACCGATCGTGGGGTTGGCGGTAATACCCGAAAGACCGTCAGAGCCGCCGCACTTAAGTCCAATAACCAGCTCGGAGGCCGGAATGGGCTCGCGCTTGGCCTGCTTGGCGAGGTCTGCCAGCTCGGCCAGAATCTTGTGGCCCTCGATCTGCTCGTCGGATACATCCTGGCAGGTGAGGAAGCGGACGCGCTCGTGGTCGAAGTCACCGAGCTCATCGAGTACCTGCTGGTGCGTACAGTTCTCGCAACCGAGCGACAGGAACAACACGCCGGCCGCATTAGGATGACGCGAGAGCGCCACCAGCAGACGACGCGTCTGGGCATGGTCGGCGCCGGTCTGCGAGCAGCCAAAGGGATGCGGGAAGTAGTAGGCGCCCTCCAGCGAGCCATCGACCAGATCCTGGGCCTGCTCACACATGGCACGGGCGACTTCGTTGACACAGCCGACCGTGGGGATGATCCACAGCTCATTACGCGTCGCGGCACGACCGTCGGCGCGGCGGAACCCCATAAAGGTCTCGGGCTCAACGGGATCCACGACCGGATGTGTGGGGTTGTAGGTGTACTCGACCTCGCCCGAAAGGTTGGTCTTGACATTATGTGTATGAAGCCACTGACCGGGCTGGACATCGCCCGTCACATGGCCGATAGGAAGGCCGTACTTGATGACGTCCTCCCCCGCGGCAATCGAGCGCACGGCCATCTTATGACCCTGCGGAATATCCTCCGCGGCCACGACCTCGCCCACCCCGGGAACCGCGACGGCGGTGCCCTTGGCAAGCGGCAACAGCGCGACGATCACGTTGTCGGCCGGATTGATCTGGATAGTGTTCATTACAAATGGTCCTAACCCTACAGGTTGAGCAGAAGTCGAAGCGCGGGCATGCCGTCCCGCGCCCGCGTCTGCGCCGGAAATTTACGACTGAGCGTTGGCGAAGGCCTGCTTGGCGCCCTCGGCACGCACGACGGCGAGCGCGCTGACGACAAACTCCTCAAGACCTGCGATCTGCGTAAGGTCCTCGCCCCACATCTGCTCGTTGGTGAGCACGTCGTGCACCAGTTGGGCATCGTCGGCGCCGGCATGGGCAGCGTAGAAATCGAGTACGAAGGCATCGTCCTGAGCGGTGTACTCGGTGCCGTCGGAGCGACGCAGGTGCAGGCCGTCGCCCTCGCGGGACACGAGCTCCTGCGTGTAGAAGGAGATGAGCGTAGCGAGGCTCGTCGCCAGGCACTTGGGCAGGTTGCCGGTCTCGGCAACGTAGTCCTTGAGCGTGGGCAGGTCGCGAGCGCGCCACTTAGCCGTGGAGTTGAGGCAGATGGAGAGCAGCGCATGATCAATAAACGGGTTGTCGAAGCGGTTTTCGACGGCGGCGGCAAAGGCCTTGCAGTCCTCGACATCCAAGTCGGCGGCAAGCGTCGGAATGACCTCGTCGTAGAGCATGGTGTTCATAAAGCCGCGAATGGTCTCGTCATGCATGCAGTCGCGCACGATATCAAAGCCGGCAACCCAAGAGCCCGGAACAAAGGCGGTATGGGCACCGTTGAGGATGCGGACTTTGCGCTTCTTGTACGGGGTGACGTCGGGAGTCACAAAGACACCCGGCAGACCGGCCTTCACGAAGGGCAGACGCTCCTTGAGCGATTCGTCACCCTGGATGCCCCACATCTGGAAGGGCTCACGCACGGCCAAGAATGGATCCTCATAGCCCAAGCGCTCGGCCACGGCAGCGGCCTCCTTGGGGTCCCGGATGCGGCCGGGGACGATAGTGTCGACGAGCGTGGTGCAGACGGTGCAGTCGTTGGCCATCCACTGCGCAAACTCGTCCTCCCAGCCCCAGTCGCTCACGTACTGGTTCATGATGCGCAGCAGCTCCTCACCGTTGTGATCGATGAGCTCGCAGGCGAGCACGATGACGCCCGGCTTGCCGGCGGCCCAGCGGGCGTGAAGGACCTGGGCAAGCTTGGCAGGGAAGCTCGCGGGCGGCATGTCGTCGGCCTTGCAGGACGGGTCGTAGGCGATACCGGCCTCGGTGGTGTTGGAGACGATGATCTCCAGGCTGTCGGAGACGGCGACCTCCATCATGGCGCGATAGTCGTCCTCGCGATACGGGTTGAGGCAGCGGCTGCAGGCGCTGATCACGCGGGACTCGTCAACCGTATTGCCGTTCTCCTTGCCGCGCACCAGCACGGTGTACAGGTCGTCCTGAGCATTGATGCCATCGGCAAAGCCAAAGGCGCCGCTGATGGGCTGCACCATGACAACCTTGCCGTTCCAGCCGGTGGCCTCGTTGCCCATGTCAAAGAAACGGTCGACGAAGGCGCGCAGGAAATTGCCCTCGCCAAACTGTAGAACCTTCTCGGGAGCGTCCTTGGGCAGCAGATAGCCCTTGTAACCGATCTTCTCGAGCGCATCGTAGCTGATGTTCTCCATCTGTGTCTCTCCTTAGATAGCTGTTAGCGTGCAGGCAAAACGGGGGCGCCGTGTGTGGCAACGGCGCTCCCGTGTTCGATGTGATTCGATGCAGGCTTATGCCTCGACGGTATCCAGATCAAAGCCAAAGTAGCGGACCGCGTTGTTGTAGCTGATGTCGCGCACGATGGTGCCCAGCAGCTCCATGTCGGCCGGATACTTGCCCTGCTCAACCCACTCGCCGATCACGCTGCACAGCACGCGACGGAAGTACTCGTGACGCGGGTAGGACAGGAAGGAGCGGGAGTCGGTAAGCATGCCCACAAAGTTGCCCAGCACGCCCTCGTTTGCCAGGGCCGTGAGCTGCTCGCGCATACCGACCTCGTTGTCGTTGAACCACCAGGCAGAACCGTTCTGGATCTTACCGGCGGTCGGAGCCTCCTGGAAGCAGCCCATCACGGTATCGATCATGGTGTTATCGATGGGGTTCAGGCTGTACAGGATGGTCTTGGGCAAGCCGCAGGTCTCCTGAATGGAGTTGAGGAAATCGGCAAGCTGGTCGGACGGCGTGTAGTTGGAGATGCAATCGTAGCCGGTATCGGGGCCGAGCTTGGCAAACATGGCGCGGTTGTTGTCGCGCTTGCAGCCAAAGTGCAGCTGCATGGCCCAGCCCAGACGGACATACTCGCCGGCAACGAACTGCATAAAGGCAGTCTTGTACTTGAGGATCTCTTCCTCGGTAAGCGGCTCAGCAGCCAGACCCTTGGCAAAGATGGCCTCGATCTCATCGGCGGTAGCCGGGACGTACATAACGTAGTCAAGTGCGTGGTCGGAGGCGCGGCAGCCCAGCTCGTGAGCAACGTCGTAGCGCTTGGAGATGGCAGACTTCATGCCCTCGAAGTCGCTGACCTCAACGCCGGCAACCTCGGAGAGGTGCTTGCAGTAGTCGGCAAACTCCTGACCGCGCTCGATACGCAGAGCGGCGTCGGGACGCATGGCGGGAACGACCTGAACGTCAAAACTGTCATCGGCAGCAATCTTCTTGTGCCACTCAAAGCTGTCGGCAGGGTCGTCGGTAGTGCAGATCATGCGGACGTTGGACTGCTTGATTAGGTTGCGGCAGGTAAAGCTGGCCTCGGCGAGCTTGGCGTTGGCAAGGTCCCAGACCTCCTGGGCGGTCTTGCCGTTGAGGACGCCCTCGTAGCCAAAGTAGCGCTTAAGCTCCAGGTGGCTCCACTCAAAGACGGGGTTGCCAACGCAGCGACCCAGGGTCTCGGCCCACTTTTGGAACTTCTCGCGAGCAGGGGCATCGCCAGTGATAAAACGCTCGTCGACGCCGTTGGCGCGCATCAGGCGCCACTTGTAGTGGTCGCCGCCCAGCCAAACCTCGGTGATGTTCTCGAAACGCTTGTCCTCCCAGATCTCCTTGGGGGAAATGTGGCAGTGGTAGTCGACGATGGGCATGCCCTTGGCAAAGTTGTGGAACAGCTCCTCGCCGGTCTTGGTGCTCAGCAGGAAATCCTGATCGTCCATAAAGTTTTTCATCAAACAGCCCCTTTGCTGGCAAGGCGGGCGCACGGCGCGCTCGTTATCCTTTAGGTGAACGTTCACTATACTAATCCATTGCAACTCAAAAGGTGAACGTTCACCTAACCACCATGGGGTGAACGGTAGGTTTTGCCCGTTCAACGGTTGCCGGAGCTGTGACTTGCATGTATTGCGGACCGGTTGGCGTCCCCGAACACCGAACTTGAGCGCTTTTGCTCAGGTGGGTCATGTTCCGACGTGCATTTTTGGGAGTATTCAGCATCGAAGCGCGCCGCGCGCCGTCCTCGGCGCCCCGTTTGGTGCGCATATTGCGTCCGATCGGCATAAAAAGTGCCGCCGACGGCGAAATACGCCACCGGCGGCACTTAAAACAGTCGTTCTGCGCCTCATTCAGGGCATGCCAATGCTGAATACTCCCAAAATGCACGTCGCAAGAGGGGGTACCTGCCCGATCGACTAAATTCCCGCAAGTTCGCAGTAGCGATCGACATTGCTGGCAAATACCATCTCGACGGCGCCCTTCTGGACGGGCACCGTCGGGGTCCTTCCCCACAGCAGATAATCGCCCAGCGTCTTAGCGCCGCGATACGCCAGGCTCGTCGGGTCCTTATAGACAATATTGGTAAAGATACCGCGGCGCAAGGCCAGGGCGCTTTCGGGAAACAGGTCGTTGCCGATCACCATAACCTGACCGGCCTTGCCGCTCGAGACAAGCGCATCGGCAACCACTTCGGAACCAACGGCAAAAACGCTACAAATGAGCTCAGGGGCGTCCGGCGCACTCAAGCGCTTTTCGAGCTCATGCTTGAGCTGTTTGACTTGCGCATGGGCACCGGCAAGGTCCTCGACCTGCCATGGAATATCTCGTTCGCGCAGGTAATTGTGGAAGGCACGGGCGGTTAGATAGTGTGAATCGGTATAGGGGTCGCCCGCTAGCAGGAGCACGCGGGCATCGACACCAGCGGCGTGAACCAAGTTGACCGCCTGCTCGGCCATCAGGCTGCCCGCCGTTGAATAATCAGCCAGACTGGCGCCCAGACGGTCGAGGTGCGGACGGTCGCCGTCGACGAGCTCGATCGTCACGCCCGCCTCGGCAATCTGCCCCAAAAGCTCAGTTGCACGATCGTCGCCCGGCGCATAGGCGAGCAAGCCATCGATCTTCTCGCCCACCTGCAAACGCTCGTCGATTTGCTCGAGCGCATCAGCGTAGCCGCCCACGCCAAATTCAACACGCTCAACCGTAATGCCCTGGTCGATGACCTCCTGTTCAAAGCGATTGCAGCCTTCCCACAGGTAACGGAAAAAGTACGCTCCCTCGCGCGATGCGCGGGGCAGGCAAAACACCAGATTGATGTCCTTGCGGCGCAGGCTTGAGGCACTTGTGTTGCGGTGATAGCCCATGGCCTCGGCCTTGGCGTTCACCTTGGCGCGCACGGATTCGCTCACGCCGGCCTTTCCCGTCAGGGCCTTGTGCACGGTATTGATGGAAACGCCAAGCTCGGCGGCTATGTCCTTCATGGTTACACGAGCGCTCATGGGATTACTCCGTTATAGATAAGTTGCCAATTTACAGTTCAGTTAACGATACCCAAAAATACTCTTCAACTCGCCGCGCTCGCGCCCAAATGCGCAAAGCGCCCCGCGAACGGATGCTCGCGAGGCGCTTGGATGTCTAGACCTTATTTGATACCGCGGCCCAAGTCTTCGGCGATTTTGTCCACGCCCTTAAGTGCGGCGCACGTCTTTTTGTTGGAGCAATGCCCCGTGCAAACGCCACCCTGAGCGCAGTCGGCGCAGGTGCCCTTGCGGTAGATGCGCACGCATACCGCGACAAACGCAATACCAATAACAGCCAGTACAACAATATCGATAGGTGCCATAGCAAGCCTCCTCTAGTTAACCACCACTTACTTTACCCCATTCTCCACCTACCAAAAAGGGACAGGTTTGTTTTGGTCGGTTTTATCTGCGGAAACGCCACATCTCTCCCACCAAAAAGCCCGAGTGTCGCTGGGACACCCGGGCTCGTGGAAAGGGGTTAATCCTTATTCGGACTTAAGCGGAAACTGCGGCGGAAGCAGTGTTGGTCTCGTCCTCATCGGTCCATGCATGCTTGGGCATGGGTCGGAAAATCTGGAAGAGCATCGCAACCAGCAGCACAATGGCCACAACCGTCCAGATACCAAACTGCCCAAGGACAAGCAGGTTGTAGAACTGGTTGATGAACAGGCCAATCACCCAAGCGAAGGCGCACTCGTAGCCGATGGCAATCGCGGTCCACTTGCCAGAGTCCATCTGGTTGCGGATGGTGCCAATGGCGGCAAAGCACGGAGCGCACAGCAGGTTGAAAGCGCCAAAGGCAACGCAAGCGCCCATGGTCGGGAACATGCCGGCAAACGCGGTCCACAGGCTCGGATCGGTCTCGGCGGCATCGGCAACGGACAGCAGCGAGCCGGCGGTGGCGACGACGTTCTCCTTGGCGACAAGACCCGAGACGGACAGTGCTGTTGCCTGCCAGGTGCTAAAGCCGAGCGGGGCGAAGATCCAAGCGACCAGGTTGCCGAGCATGGCAAGCACGGAGTAGTCCATGAACTCCTCGGGGATGCCGTCCATCGCAGGCAGGAAGCCAAAGGAACCGTTGTAGCTACCAAAGTTGGACAGGAACCAAACCACGACGGTGGACGCGAAGATGACCGTGCCGGCCTTCTTGATAAAGGCCCAGCAGCGCTCCCACACGTGCAGCGCCCAAGAGCGGATCGCCGGGAAGTGGTAGGCAGGAAGCTCCATAACAAACGGCGTCGGGCGGCCGGCGAAGAGCTTGGTCTTCTTGAGCATGAGGCCCGAGGCGATGACGGCAAAGACGCCCAGGAAGTAGAAAAGCGGGCTGATCCACGCGGCGGTGGTAGAAGAATCGCCGATGATGGAACCCATGAGCAGGGCGATGATCGGCAGCTTGGCGCCACAGGGAATAAACGTGGTGGTCATGACCGTCATGCGGCGGTCCTTCTCGTTCTCGATGGTCTTGGTGGCCATGACGCCGGGGACGCCGCAGCCCGAGGACACGAGCATGGGGATGAACGACTTACCGGACAGGCCAAAGCGGCGGAACACGCGGTCCATGATGAAGGCGACGCGGGCCATATAGCCGCAGTCCTCCAGGAAGGACAGCATCACAAAGAGCAGGAACATCTGCGGCACAAAGCCGAAGATGGCGCCCAGGCCGCCAACGATACCGTCGCAGACCAGCGAATCGACCAGGCCGCCGTCCTCGGTGCCACCCGCCACGAGGGCATCGTGCACCATGGTGGTGATACCCGGGACATAGGGACCGTACTGTGCCGGGTCGACCGAGTCGGCGTCGTCACCCGCGGCCTCGACAGCCGCGTCGTAAGCGTCGCGGCCCTGACCGAGCACGTACCAGCCGTCGGTGCCGAAGAGCTGGTCGTTGGTGAAGTCCGTCACCGTGCCACCCAAGGTGGAAACGGCGATGTAGTACACGCAGAACATGATGACGACAAAAATCGGCAGGCCCAGGATACGGTTGGTAACCACGCGGTCGATCTTCTCGGAGGTGCTCATCTTTGCCGGAGCCTTGGTGAGGCACTCGTCAATGATGTGGGCAATCACGCCGTAACGCTCGCCGGTGATGATGGACTCGGCGTCGTCGTCGCAGTCCTGCTCGCACTGGGCGACCAGCTGCTCCACGCGAGCGGCCTTCTCCTTGGTGAGGTTGATGAGCTTGCAGGCGTCCGCGTCGCGCTCAAACAGCTTGACAGCGTAGTAGCGGCGCTTGTTGGCGGGAACGCTCGCCGGCAGGTTGTTCTCGATGTGGTCCAGAACGTCCTCGATGGAAGAGTCGAACTTGTGCTCCGGCACCTGGCCCTTAGAAGCAGCGGACTTCTTAACCTGCTCGAAGAGCTCCGTGATGCCCTTGTTCTTAAGAGCGGAGATCATCATAACCGGGCAGCCGAGCTTCTTGGAAAGCTTGTCGGTGTCGATCTTGTCGCCGTTCTTCTCGACCAAGTCGGCCATGTTGAGGGCAACGACCACGGGCAGGCCGGTCTCGATGACCTGAAGCGCCAGATACAGGTTGCGCTCGAGGTT
Protein-coding regions in this window:
- a CDS encoding altronate dehydratase family protein, whose amino-acid sequence is MNTIQINPADNVIVALLPLAKGTAVAVPGVGEVVAAEDIPQGHKMAVRSIAAGEDVIKYGLPIGHVTGDVQPGQWLHTHNVKTNLSGEVEYTYNPTHPVVDPVEPETFMGFRRADGRAATRNELWIIPTVGCVNEVARAMCEQAQDLVDGSLEGAYYFPHPFGCSQTGADHAQTRRLLVALSRHPNAAGVLFLSLGCENCTHQQVLDELGDFDHERVRFLTCQDVSDEQIEGHKILAELADLAKQAKREPIPASELVIGLKCGGSDGLSGITANPTIGRVSDMVVARGGTSVLTEVPEMFGAESILLDRCENEQVFNAASDMLNGFKDYFISHGEVVYENPSPGNKDGGITTLEDKSCGCVQKGGSAPIVDVLPYAGQVTKHGLNMLCGPGNDMVSTTALTAAGCHVILFSTGRGTPFGAPAPTLKVFTNQRLCDHKANWMDFNAGVVATGERTLDEAAGDLYQLVLDTASGKLTSAERRGCHEISIWKDGVCL
- a CDS encoding tagaturonate reductase; this translates as MENISYDALEKIGYKGYLLPKDAPEKVLQFGEGNFLRAFVDRFFDMGNEATGWNGKVVMVQPISGAFGFADGINAQDDLYTVLVRGKENGNTVDESRVISACSRCLNPYREDDYRAMMEVAVSDSLEIIVSNTTEAGIAYDPSCKADDMPPASFPAKLAQVLHARWAAGKPGVIVLACELIDHNGEELLRIMNQYVSDWGWEDEFAQWMANDCTVCTTLVDTIVPGRIRDPKEAAAVAERLGYEDPFLAVREPFQMWGIQGDESLKERLPFVKAGLPGVFVTPDVTPYKKRKVRILNGAHTAFVPGSWVAGFDIVRDCMHDETIRGFMNTMLYDEVIPTLAADLDVEDCKAFAAAVENRFDNPFIDHALLSICLNSTAKWRARDLPTLKDYVAETGNLPKCLATSLATLISFYTQELVSREGDGLHLRRSDGTEYTAQDDAFVLDFYAAHAGADDAQLVHDVLTNEQMWGEDLTQIAGLEEFVVSALAVVRAEGAKQAFANAQS
- the uxaC gene encoding glucuronate isomerase codes for the protein MKNFMDDQDFLLSTKTGEELFHNFAKGMPIVDYHCHISPKEIWEDKRFENITEVWLGGDHYKWRLMRANGVDERFITGDAPAREKFQKWAETLGRCVGNPVFEWSHLELKRYFGYEGVLNGKTAQEVWDLANAKLAEASFTCRNLIKQSNVRMICTTDDPADSFEWHKKIAADDSFDVQVVPAMRPDAALRIERGQEFADYCKHLSEVAGVEVSDFEGMKSAISKRYDVAHELGCRASDHALDYVMYVPATADEIEAIFAKGLAAEPLTEEEILKYKTAFMQFVAGEYVRLGWAMQLHFGCKRDNNRAMFAKLGPDTGYDCISNYTPSDQLADFLNSIQETCGLPKTILYSLNPIDNTMIDTVMGCFQEAPTAGKIQNGSAWWFNDNEVGMREQLTALANEGVLGNFVGMLTDSRSFLSYPRHEYFRRVLCSVIGEWVEQGKYPADMELLGTIVRDISYNNAVRYFGFDLDTVEA
- a CDS encoding substrate-binding domain-containing protein gives rise to the protein MSARVTMKDIAAELGVSINTVHKALTGKAGVSESVRAKVNAKAEAMGYHRNTSASSLRRKDINLVFCLPRASREGAYFFRYLWEGCNRFEQEVIDQGITVERVEFGVGGYADALEQIDERLQVGEKIDGLLAYAPGDDRATELLGQIAEAGVTIELVDGDRPHLDRLGASLADYSTAGSLMAEQAVNLVHAAGVDARVLLLAGDPYTDSHYLTARAFHNYLRERDIPWQVEDLAGAHAQVKQLKHELEKRLSAPDAPELICSVFAVGSEVVADALVSSGKAGQVMVIGNDLFPESALALRRGIFTNIVYKDPTSLAYRGAKTLGDYLLWGRTPTVPVQKGAVEMVFASNVDRYCELAGI
- a CDS encoding ferrous iron transporter B, with protein sequence MADSQIHVALAGNPNCGKTTLFNLITGANGYVGNWPGVTVEKKEAKLLSDKNVTITDLPGIYSLSPYSPEEQCSRDYLMSGEPDVVVQVVDATNLERNLYLALQVIETGLPVVVALNMADLVEKNGDKIDTDKLSKKLGCPVMMISALKNKGITELFEQVKKSAASKGQVPEHKFDSSIEDVLDHIENNLPASVPANKRRYYAVKLFERDADACKLINLTKEKAARVEQLVAQCEQDCDDDAESIITGERYGVIAHIIDECLTKAPAKMSTSEKIDRVVTNRILGLPIFVVIMFCVYYIAVSTLGGTVTDFTNDQLFGTDGWYVLGQGRDAYDAAVEAAGDDADSVDPAQYGPYVPGITTMVHDALVAGGTEDGGLVDSLVCDGIVGGLGAIFGFVPQMFLLFVMLSFLEDCGYMARVAFIMDRVFRRFGLSGKSFIPMLVSSGCGVPGVMATKTIENEKDRRMTVMTTTFIPCGAKLPIIALLMGSIIGDSSTTAAWISPLFYFLGVFAVIASGLMLKKTKLFAGRPTPFVMELPAYHFPAIRSWALHVWERCWAFIKKAGTVIFASTVVVWFLSNFGSYNGSFGFLPAMDGIPEEFMDYSVLAMLGNLVAWIFAPLGFSTWQATALSVSGLVAKENVVATAGSLLSVADAAETDPSLWTAFAGMFPTMGACVAFGAFNLLCAPCFAAIGTIRNQMDSGKWTAIAIGYECAFAWVIGLFINQFYNLLVLGQFGIWTVVAIVLLVAMLFQIFRPMPKHAWTDEDETNTASAAVSA